From the Anguilla anguilla isolate fAngAng1 chromosome 6, fAngAng1.pri, whole genome shotgun sequence genome, one window contains:
- the LOC118229000 gene encoding inhibitor of growth protein 5-like isoform X2, translating to MRELDSRTEEKKGEIDKLAAEYIANVKNLASEQRVEHLQKIENAYSKCKEYSDDKVQLAMQTYEMVDKHIRRLDADLARFENELKEKLEVSGYESPDGRALKKARGIREKRSSRGRGKKGSDEDSPRKKKMKNSPEFSDSILAVHPSDVLDMPVDPNEPTYCLCHQVSYGEMIGCDNPDCPIEWFHFACVDLTTKPKGKWYCPRCIQDRKKK from the exons ATGCGAGAATTGGACAGTAGAACAGAAG AAAAGAAGGGAGAGATCGATAAACTTGCTGCAGAATACATCGCTAACGTGAAGAACCTGGCTTCTGAGCAGCGGGTTGAGCACCTGCAGAAGATCGAGAATGCTTACAGCAAGTGCAAGGAGTACAGCGATGACAAAGTGCAGCTTGCTATGCAGACATATGAAATG GTGGACAAGCACATCCGGAGGCTGGACGCGGACCTGGCCCGCTTCGAGAACGAGCTGAAGGAGAAGCTGGAAGTGAGCGGCTACGAGAGCCCCGACGGGAGGGCCCTGAAGA aagccaGGGGTATCAGGGAAAAGAGAAGCTCCAGAGGTAGAGGCAAGAAAGGCTCCGATGAAGATTCGCCCCggaagaagaaaatgaaaaacag cCCCGAGTTCAGCGACTCCATTTTAGCCGTCCATCCGTCCGATGTGCTGGACATGCCCGTCGACCCCAACGAGCCCACGTATTGTCTCTGCCATCAGGTGTCCTACGGGGAGATGATTGGTTGTGATAACCCTGAT TGTCCAATAGAGTGGTTTCATTTCGCTTGTGTTGACCTTACTACGAAACCCAAAGGGAAATG GTACTGTCCACGCTGTATCcaggacagaaagaaaaaatga
- the LOC118229000 gene encoding inhibitor of growth protein 5-like isoform X1 — MATAIYLEHYLDSIENLPCELQRNFTLMRELDSRTEEKKGEIDKLAAEYIANVKNLASEQRVEHLQKIENAYSKCKEYSDDKVQLAMQTYEMVDKHIRRLDADLARFENELKEKLEVSGYESPDGRALKKARGIREKRSSRGRGKKGSDEDSPRKKKMKNSPEFSDSILAVHPSDVLDMPVDPNEPTYCLCHQVSYGEMIGCDNPDCPIEWFHFACVDLTTKPKGKWYCPRCIQDRKKK; from the exons GTATCGAAAACCTACCCTGTGAACTGCAAAGAAACTTCACTCTCATGCGAGAATTGGACAGTAGAACAGAAG AAAAGAAGGGAGAGATCGATAAACTTGCTGCAGAATACATCGCTAACGTGAAGAACCTGGCTTCTGAGCAGCGGGTTGAGCACCTGCAGAAGATCGAGAATGCTTACAGCAAGTGCAAGGAGTACAGCGATGACAAAGTGCAGCTTGCTATGCAGACATATGAAATG GTGGACAAGCACATCCGGAGGCTGGACGCGGACCTGGCCCGCTTCGAGAACGAGCTGAAGGAGAAGCTGGAAGTGAGCGGCTACGAGAGCCCCGACGGGAGGGCCCTGAAGA aagccaGGGGTATCAGGGAAAAGAGAAGCTCCAGAGGTAGAGGCAAGAAAGGCTCCGATGAAGATTCGCCCCggaagaagaaaatgaaaaacag cCCCGAGTTCAGCGACTCCATTTTAGCCGTCCATCCGTCCGATGTGCTGGACATGCCCGTCGACCCCAACGAGCCCACGTATTGTCTCTGCCATCAGGTGTCCTACGGGGAGATGATTGGTTGTGATAACCCTGAT TGTCCAATAGAGTGGTTTCATTTCGCTTGTGTTGACCTTACTACGAAACCCAAAGGGAAATG GTACTGTCCACGCTGTATCcaggacagaaagaaaaaatga